The DNA window gatggggtttcaccatgttggccaggctggtcttgaactcttgaccttgggtgatccacctgccttggtgtcccagagtgctgggattaccagacttgagccaccacacttggccgattcttaataatttttaaacaagggtccctatgttttcattttgctctgggccctgcaaattatgtagcctGTCTTGGTGCCTGGCAGATAGCATAGACTGTGTGGGTGTTACATTTTGTGTACAATTGGTGCACACGCCAGCAAAAATTCATTGTGCTGCATACTTAGGATCAGTGTACTGCATGAATTGTTGCTATGTGTTATGTTCTATCTCAGTacaaaactacaaataaaatttcaCAGGTAAGACCAGAGCATGAAGTTAGGCCATGGCATGAGGTCTCACTCACAGCCAATGAGCATGACGCAGATGGAGAAGACCTTCTCGGAGTTGGTGTTGGGTGAGACATTGCCGAAGCCCACGCTGGTAAGGCTGCTGAAGGTGAAGTAGAGGGCTGTGACATACTTGTCCTGCACCGAGGGGCCCGAGGCTGGGTCGCTGCCGTTGTAGCGCTTGCCAAGCTGCACACCCAGGCTGTCCAGCCAGCCGATCTTGTGTTCCAGGTAGGGCCGCTCCACATTGCCGATGGCGTACCAGATGCAGGCCAGCCAGTGCGCAATGAGCGCAAAGGTGCACATGAGCAAGAAGAGCACAGCCGCCCCGTACTCAGAGTAGCGGTCCAACTTCCGTGCCACGCGCACCAGCCGCAGCAGCCGCGCTGTCTTCAATAGCCCGATGAGGGTTGTGGTCTGGAGGGGTAGGGAAATGGTAACAGGGCTGGGGTCAGCCCTTGGATGGGTGCACTGAGGCCTGCTTTTGTTCACTCATGCATACAACCACATAGTCATTCAACAAACCTTTACGGAGAACCTGCTCCGGGCCATGCACTTGGCAGTGTGGCACGGTATGGGACATTAAGGATCTCAGCCTAAAGCTCAAAATAGTGTTCTGGTTGCTAGGACAGAAGTCCAGTGGGAGCACAGAGGAagaggaggtcaagtctgcagagGCAGGTCACGGGAAGCTTCATGGATGAGGTGACGCATGAGGTGAGCCTGGAGAGAGGAGGCTAGGGCTCCAGGCAGacgggagggagagggaaagggcaCTCCTGGCTCAGGGAGCAGCATGAGCAGTGGCACTGAGGTGTGAAGTGCGTGGCCCACATGGGAAACCGAGTgtggcactgcagcctggtgagcATGTGGAACATGGAGGAGCAGCGAGAGCCGTGTCCGGGAAGGGCAGGGCGGGCAGGGGCCGCTCCCTGTGGGCTTCAGGGTCCATCACCAGCTTGGCTTCTATTCTGTAGGCCTTGGGGAGCCACTGAAAATTCTGAGGACCCTGTACATCCCAGAAGGTGGAACACAGGGTCAAGTAAGCGATCTGAAACTTGCTGTGGCAGCTGTGTGGAGGGGCGGGAGGCTGGCAAGTTTGGTGATGGGACACGGATGAGTACAAAGGCCACTCAGTGTCCAGATGGGGGCAGCGGGGTAGGAGGGTGGATTTGCTGTGTCTTAGGGGGGCTTGGAGCAGAGGAGCCCTGCTGGACACCCCCTGCTGGACAGGCTGGGGTGAGGAGGGGGTACTGGAACACAGAAGGCAGAGTCGATTTCAGTGAAAAGCTGATCCTGAGGAGAGCGGGCAAGAGGAGACCGTGGGACTGGAAGCTATGAGAAAGGCATGTAGATGCCTTCACGTCACCTATGGGCAGTCGGGTGGGCATAGTGGAGGGCTAGGGGGCGAGGTGGGACCCAGGGTGCACTGGGGAGTGGCCTGGGGATCCCTTTCTCCCTCCAGGGTGAGTGCAGTTTGGAAGTGAGCATGAAGGGCCGGGACCACATGAGTGCCCATCCTGGAATGGGCAGCCTGCTCCTCTTACCAGGGCCTACTCGGAGAGGGGGCAGAGGGGCAGAGGCCTGGGGGTGCAGCCTCGGCAGGTCCTTTTCCAGGGCTGGGAGGTGACAGATGTTTGGGGCCGCCTCTCCACCTCCACATGCTTCAGCAAAGGTGCCCAGTGCTAGATATTCTCCGCACCTAGTGCTGTGCAGCAGGGAGGGCTTGAGGCCAGCATGCAGAAGACAGCCACGGCTGCGGGCCTGGAGAGGGTCTGCTCACCTCATCGGAGCCGGTGCGGAAGATCAGGAGGTCAAAAGGGATGGCGGCCACCATGTCGATGAGGAACCAGCCCTTGAAGTAGTGGACAGCGATGCGGCGGGGGTGGCTGACCACCTCATCATTGGTGTTGACGTAGGTGGTGCGGAAGTTGATGACGATGTCCACGACGAACATGATGTCCACAATGAGATCCACCACAGTGAGGGGACTGCAGGTATATCCACAGGCCCCACGCCGCGATTCGTCCTGGTCGCTGAGCAGGAAGGCAGCTGAATAGGGTGTGAAGACAGCCGTGTAGATGACCAGCAGCAGGATGACCCAGTCCCACACGGCCTTGAAGGGGCTGTAATGCAGGATGGTCCAGCGGTGGATGCGCGGCGCCTGCAGCTTGTACTCGGGCAGCACATCCGCGCCCAGGGACAGGACCTAGGGGTGGGGCCGAGGGTAGTCAGGCTGGGGGCAGCCACAGCTGGTGAGACCAGCCTAGAGGGCTGAGGCCTGGGGAAGGTGTAGTGGGAGAGGGTGGATAACCATGGCTCTGGTGGGCAGAGGGGATGAGGGAGAGACAGGGTGGGGGATGTCTGAGAAGGCAGGTTCCTAAGGGGACAGATGCCTCGGGAGGAAGTGCAGAGAAAGGAGTTGGGATGCAAGAGGAGGGGTATGGCTCTGCCCCATAGCGACCCCAGGTTTGATGCTCACAAGCTGCCTTGGAAACATCCTGGAGTGGGTGGagccaggggaggggagggccagGCCCATGGTCATCTGTGGGCCCATTCCACACAAGAGCCCACTGAAGGGGTAACTGGTGGGCTGATCCTCTCTGGTGGGCTTGGGAGGCCCCCTGTGGTCAGGGTTCCTGATGGGAACAGGTCACCCCTAGAAGAGCGTCTTCCTTTCTGAGGGCCCTGGGGAGGCTGGACCAGTAAGTGCCCTCTCTGGGACCAACTCAGAGCCTCCCATGGAAATAGTTCATGGGGTAGGGATGCAGCCAACCTGGACCCTCAACAGGTCCTGGGCAAAGGAAAACTGACTCCTCCCCACACATGTCCAAGAGTTTGGAACATCACCTTCTGCAGAGACCtcacttctcccttctcccctcccgcccccacctccaagaCTGTGTTCAACCCAGGATCTCTAGGCCCAGCTGCCCAACACGAGAGGCAGCCAGGGCATTAGGAAGAGCATGGGTACTGAAGCCAGGCCTCCCCGGTTGAATCCCAGGTGTGACGTGCTATAGGTGAGCCTTAGGCAAGTTTTGtaacctctgtgagcctcagtttcctcatctgcaaaatggaatcaCAAAGGACAACAAAAGCCACCGGTAGTGAGGAAATGAGATGCATCTGTTCTCATGTAGTTAGTGAGATGCATCTATTCTCACGGAGATGGCACGCGCTGCTCTACACAGCAATTCCTCgtccaccctcctcctccctcatcctcaTCAGACACTGCTCCAGACAAGGATGGAGCCGGAAGGGTGTTCCATGGACCTCCTCTCCCACCAGATGAGATCTGGTGGATGGTTCGGGTTTAGGAAAATTTGCAATGTAAGGTTTGACTTTGCAAACAAAATCAATTAGGAGGTGGGATCACAATAAGGCAGATCCATTTGGTTTCAACCAGAGGGTCCCTATCTGACATCCAAACCCTTGAGCACAGCTACCATGTCCCCACCCTGCAGTGACCTGCTCAGCCTTGAGGCCTCACTTCGTACTTCCCCGGGAAGGCCCCTCTGAATCCACATAGACTTgggctctttttttattttctccctgtcCCTGTATCTACCCAGCTGCATGGTGGTGCTCCACTGAGTCATGGGCTCACTGAGTTTGGCTCCCTTGCCGGCCCTCTCCTCCCTGTGTGCCCAGCTCTTGGTCCACATGAGCTCTCAACTGCAGGTCCCTGAATGAGCACCGGAAACTGGGGCTCCCTGATAGGAGCAGCTGCCATCACACCCTGGGTATCAGCGGCCGCTAGGACCCCGTTAGGGTGAAACAAGTCCCTTCCCTAGGCCTGcctgggtggggagtgggagggagacAGAAGGAATGGTGGGGGGTGGTTTAAAGTAGGCTGAGAGGAGAGTTCCTCAGCTCCTCAGGGCCCCCAGACAGGGGGACCCCCAAAATCTCCCACTGCCTCCAAAGCCAGCTTGAGGGCCCTTTGTGGCAAAGCCCACCCTGCCCAGTGTCCCCCAGAGGTGCAAGGCCCTCAGGATACCCAGGCTCTGGTGTGAGGCCACAGCCATCGAAGCTCTTCAAGTTCTGGTTGAGGCCGACGTGACTTCCCTTATCTGGGTCCTCGCCTGCCCTTTCCCCTGAGATCTGTCAGGCACCTCCCTGGACCTAGGACCCACATGGAGCGGGGGAGCGATGCCAAGAGGGGCCAAGCTGAGGAACAAACAGGGGCAGGCAGATTGGGCAGGTGCCGGGACTATGGGCCCAGCCAGGCCTGGCTGTCTTCACCAACTACTTTCCAGTCTAACAGCCCCCACTATGGCAGCCACCAACAGTGGCATCAACCTAAGATGCCCTGGGGTAAGCAGCTGGGGGGCTTCCCAGGGTCAGGCCTTTGGGCCACTCTGCCTGACCTCATAGGGCACAGTCCTGCAGCCTGGCATCCTGCCCTCCTCGGGATCCTTCAGCTCAGTGAGATGCTGAGTGGTCTTCCCCACACCTGGTTCCAGCAGCAACTGTGCTTCAGGTGAAAACAGGCAGGAGGGAAAAGAGCTGCCTCCAGCCCCAACACAGGGACAGCTGGGAAAGGAAAGCTGGGAGCAGGCCACTCCGGGCTCTGCATTGCTCAACCTTGGCCTGGACCCCTGGCTACGGCTTATAGCTTTGTCTGTCTCCTGGGGCCAGAACTACTCAATGTCAAATGGGTCCCCAGAGACCATTTAGTCAATGTCTCTCCTGCACATAAAAGCCCTGAGGTCTAGAAAGGGGGCTGGTAGTTCCCCTGGCCAAGATCACACAGGGAGTCAGTGCCAGGACTGTGGTCACTGGAGCCTCCGCAGGGCTCCTTGCATTTCCCTCTGGAATGGTTAGGCCTATTTCCAGCCTCATGAAAAAGGACAGCAGGGTGAGCTGGAGCAGAGGACCCACGGAAGCCTGCCTTGGGGTGGCCAAGGAGGAGCTGCAGGGGTCCTTCAGGGCCTGGCCCCCAGGAAGCTGATTAAAGATAGCTGGAGgtgccagccctgccctgccccaccccgccTGTGTTCACATTGGAAGGAAGTAGGGAGGGTGGCTTTTGTCTCAAAGGCAAGGGGATGGCACAAGGCTGGGACGCCCCCATGCCAGCTCTCCTCTCAGTTTGGCCCTGGCATGTCTCCTCTCTGCCTTTCCTTCCCTGTGACAGGCTGAGCCTTGGGCAGGACCCCGTGGTAGCCTGCATGTCCACTCGCTGCCCTGGCTTCTCCAGGCCTAGGCGTCAGCATCGTTCACAGGCCCTGCTGACCCCAGCCTCCTCTGGCTCCAGGAGCTGGGCACAACGGCTGTGACCTCAGGCAGACCTGTAGGTCTTTAAGTCTCAACAGGACAGGACACCTGGGGCTCGAACCAGATATTAGAGGCTGGACAGGCAGAATCTCTTTACCGGCCAAGGCCCCAGAAGGGCCTGGGCCCGGAGCCTGGGAGAGGACCCTGGAGGCCTGGCACAGCTCCGCACACCCTGCTCTGCAGGCCCGCACCTGGGTGACCTTCTCAGTGACGTTCTGTGTCCGCTCCACCACCTTATGGGGCGCGATGATCTCAATCTCCGTGGTGGAGCTGGAGCGATGCTTCTCCAAGTTGAACTCCACGAAGTTGAGCGTGAACTGCGGGATCTGGCTGATGGTCCTGTACTTGCCCCTgcctgtgcctggccctggtcCGCCCGGCCTGCCGTGAGAGCCCTCTGAAACCAGGGCCAGAAGTCAGAGCAGCCAGGACCAGGGGACCCTCATGCGTCCCTCCCACCGCCACCTTCATCCTGCCTCACCGGAGCCCAGGAAGCTCTGGGACAATAGGCGCTGGGACAAGCTGCGGCTGCTGCGCTTGGCCAGGAGCTGGGCCAGGTCCTCGAAGTTGAGGATGAACATGATGACAGCCCCGTCCTCATTCTTCACGGGCACCACGTCCACCAGGCAGCGGAAGCTGGAGGCTGCAAACACCATTGGGGGGATGGGGAGTGGGCCCTGAAGGAGTCCCCTCCTGCAGTGATCTAGCTAGGGAAGGGGCTGAGTGAAGGTCAAGTGAAGGGCAGCCACTGGGGTGAAGAGGCCTGGACAGTGACCAGAGCTACTGGGCAGAGGGTGGGTGAGGCTGCGCAGCTGGTGCTCCACCCACAGGGCAGAGGTGGGGAGAGCGGCTAAGCTGCTCATTAGGAGATAAGGTAGCATCAGATCAGGCCCAAGTCCATGCTCGGCCATCAGCTCAGAGCTTAACCTCAAGGTCTGCTTCTGCTGTAATTAAAGCTGAGCAGATGGGGGTGGATTAAGTGGGGAGGTGAGGCTGGGCATTCTACCCCATGGAGTTGGGTTGGCCCTGGGCTCTCTTCCCATATCCCCATCCTGCAAAGATGCCCTGCTCCTGTGATGCGGGGAGGAATTCATTGTTGAAAGTACACTAAGTGCTGGGCATGGGGCCAGCTGGAATATTTGGCCTCAGGAGGTCCTTGAGGGGCAGGCATGGACCCCCATTCTGCAGAAGAGAGCCTGGGGTTCTCAGAAACTGACTTTCAAGGGCTGGCAGGGAGCATGGAGAGAGTATCCCTGGTTTTGCAGGACGCAATAGCTTGGAAAAGGGAAGGAACTTGTTTGGGAGGAGGGTGCTGGGGCCGGAACCAGGCTGCTGCTCTGGGCCTAGGAGAAGTGTGAGGTCCCAAggcagggctgggcccagggagcAAGCAGAGCAGTGGCCTGGGCAccagagagggaggaggatgtCCATGTGGGGACAAGGCAGGCCCCTCCAGCCACCTTTCCCATCATCTTGGGCAACCCACACCCAGCAGCTGCCTGCCCTGTGCCTCTCAGGCCATAGACTCTGCCCtccagggtctcgctgcagcccccTTCGGTGGGTGGAACAATACCAGTTAAAATGTCCCATAcctggtcaggcgcggtggctcatgcctgtaatcccagcactttgggagtgaggcaggagaatcacttgaggccaggaattcaagaacagcctgaccaacatggtgaaaccccatctgtactaaaaatacaaaaattagccgggcatggtggtgtgggcctatagtcccagctactcgggaggctgaggcaggagaatcgcttgaacccaggaggctgaggttgcagtgagccaagatcatgccactgcactccagcctgggtaacagagggagactctgtcttaaataaataaacaaataaaatactccATACCCAAGAGCCCCAAGCCGGGCACCCCATGAGCACCCTCTCCATGGGAGTCCTATGTCCCTCAACTCAAACTGTTGGCAGGTGTCAGGCCCAAAGGGCAGGATCCTCATGGGGCAGGGGCCTCAGGTGACCATGCAAATGAGAAGGCAGAGCTGCACTCCCTGAGGGCAGGTTAGGCTCTGCTTCACCTGTCCCAGGTGTTGTTTGTTGACTGAGTGGATGGAAGCCGATGTGTGGGGGATGCAGGCCGGACGCTGGTGGGAGTATCGCTGCTGTGGAACTCACTGGAATGACTCTCCACCAGACTCCTTGTTTcgtcctcagcccctcctcacagCCATCAGAGCTGGGGTGCAGCTGAGCCACCCCTATCCTCCCTCTCGCTTTCCTCCCCAGGGAGTAGGAATCTCCCGTATTGGATTTCTGGACTCCCAGGCACCAGGCAGCCATCTACCATCTGCTGCCTGGGCCCAGGGGAGACATCTACACCGGGGAGAGGTGCCTGCCTGCTTCACCCACTCCTGGGCGCACAGTGCTACAGGCCCAGACTCCCAGGCCCAAGCCCATCACTCTAGTCAGCCTGGGGCATGGCGACACTTGGACGCTGAAACCTGGATAGGGAGCCTCCTTGGCCAGTGGCCTGGTACACTGCTCCTAAGACCAGATTATATTGTCAATCTTTCTGGCACTGCAGAGATCTGGACTGGCAGGGGTCGGGGAGAGGGCAGAGCTGGGCAGAGGGGCAGAGGGCCTCCAGGCTCTCTCAGCTGCTGGGGGCTGCCAATGAAGTCTTGGAGTGGCTGCACCCAGCAATTGATGTTACTGGAAAATTGATGCAATTGGAAAATTGCGGCTGGGAATGGACCAAAGACCAGCCCTTTATAGCAgtgagggctggggctggggtggggtgttGGTGCATGGTACCCCATGCCCCGCCCCCATACCTGCGGCCTGTGGGGCAGGCAGACAGGAGGCTAGGAGGATTTGGAAGAGTGCAGAGCATTCTTCGAATGCCCCAGGCTGCCCCAGGCTGTCCTTGCTTACCTGTGGCTCAGAGCCCCTACACAATAAAAGCCCACATCTAGGTGACCAAAAGTGGGTAAATATAACATCTCAGGTTATGCCCAGGAGTGGCAGTGTTCCCATGCCCTCGCCGGGGTCCTGGGGGAGGAACCACAGTCTCTGCCCGCTTTTTCCTTTCAGGAGCTCCTCCCAGCACCCACCTCTCTGACCAAGGGCAGGAGTTTTGTCTGCCCCCTGGGAATTCCCATTCTTTCTTATCCGCTAGGTTCTTACTTTTCTTAGCAAAGGCACCCCACTTCTCTCCCCTGGGACACcccacttctctgtgttcttctctCCCTCTTGAATGTGCTCCTTCCTTCAGTTTCCCAGCACTCACAGCCTCCTTGTTGTCTTCACCTCTATCTCCTGATGCACACCTCATCCAGCACTGTGGTGAGCCCCCAGGGAGAGGCTGGTGCTACAAAAAGCTGCCACTGAGAGAGTGGCCACTGCATGCCACCTCCTGGCTTGGTCCTCCTGGCATTCATGGGTGTGCATATGGTAAACATggggggagggtgggggcagaCAGCAGCCCCTTGTCCCGTCCTCCTCATCAAGAGCTGAGGACTGAAGAAGTCCCAGGACTCCTCTGACCTGGCTTGGGGATTAGGGGACTCTGGTTTGGGATCCTTAGAGAAGAGGACCCGGGAAAGGCAGGCTGGGGTGGGCTCTCAGGCAGGTGCCAGTGCAGGGCAGGCATGGGTGACAGTGGGGGGATCTGAGTGCTCTCCTTTCTCCCCCCCAAACTCTCACCGGTTCTAGTCCTGCCACATCTCCATTCCTCCTTATCTGTTAGGTTCTCACCACTCCTAGCAAAGGCGAATAGAGGAAGAGCCAGTTTCCCAGGGGTCTCTGAGCTGTCTCCTGTGGTATTTTTGCCAAGTGCCCTGGCCTCTTTGAGCCCAACTGTCCGTAGCTGCACAACGTGGAGCTATGTGAACACAAACCCTCCACTTTGACTTCGAGAATTTTCAGTGGATTACCCCTTTAGAGGAAAAGAGGATTATGTATAAATCAGCTAGAGATCTGCTCAGGACCCCTTCCCACCTCCCTggagttgggggttggggggaagggaGGTACTGACCCGAGGAGGAAGGAAATCACCATTAGGATGCCCCTCAGCAGGACTGTAAGATGTACAtgaatatagtaaaaaaaaaggatcatgtgccagcctgggcaacatagtgagacctccatccctataaaaaatttaaaaattagccgggtgtgatggtgcacacctgtagtctcagctactcagctactcgggagactgagatgggaggctgcagtgagctatgttcttgccagcctgggtaacagagcaagaccctgtttaaaaaaaaaaaaggattatatgCGGTCTGTGGTCAGAGTGGACCTTAAGGTGAACATCAGTTATCTGAGCACATCCTTCCCTTGGTGTAATGCAGGCCGGGAAGCTCACTTTTCTGGGTTTCAGGACAATTTCAGGAAGGTTCAGGTAATCAAAGCCTTGGGCAATAAGATAGGGAAGGGCCGAGGGTGGGATGGGAGTAGATTGGGACTTATGGGGCACAAGGTATGTGGGTAATTTCCCATTTTCACTGAGGGTCTGCCCCCAAGACAAGGTTCCTAGGTTCCCTTCTGAGACCTGAGGACTCCCACAGGATTCTGATCTGAGTCCTGATCTCAGGGGGCCAAGGCCAGGCTTTGACTTCTGCCCTCTGTCCAGACACCTGCAGGGTGCTGAGGGGACCCCAAGAGCCATCACCTGACATCCTAGGAGTCTGGGATCAGGTATAGCTCTAGTGtcaaggagaggaaaagaaaggaccTGCTGTACTTCGCCCCCCCATTTCCTGCTGTCCATCCTGTTCCCCAGGACCCTTCTCACTCCCCTGACTGCCACCTCCTCTCTGCAATGATGTGAGGAGGTGAGGtcacagcttttaaaaatattctgactTCATTAACCCTGTGAGTACTGCCACACTAAGCTAGACTCTTCCCAGTACCCCCCGGCTGCCCCTGCCTGCTGTACTTCCCACTGCCACTTAAGTGGCAGCAGCAGGAACAACCAGGACCTACccgagaagctgtaactctgagaagcctgcaaacacacacacacacacaggtatgcacttgcaagcacacacacacacagaggcacacacatgCAAGCACACACATGCTCATGTTTCACACACTCCAGGCCCCTGAAACCTGGGCTCTCAGCACTCCTCAGTCCCGATCCAGAGACATCCATTCTTTATCTGCACTCAGGTGGCCTCATGCCTGCCTTCCCTGGGGACTTCTCTCTCCTGAGCACTTCCTTCCCCAGAAATCCTGCCTCTAAACACAAAGACACCTGGggtcctttctttcctcttgggATTACTCAAAAGAAATCTCTGAGGGAGGAATCCAGAGACTTGGGTTCCAGTCCCAGGCTGGACTCTAGCAGTGGGATCTTGGGCAAATCCCTTCCACATCTATGAAATGAAGGGATTTACCTAAGCCAGTGGTTCCTAAAGTAGGCAGAACATCAGAACCACCAGGGAGATATTTCCGAATATACCCGCTTGGCCTCATCTCACACCTTCTGAGTCAGCCTCTCTCTAGAGAAAGCATGTTTTGGGAAACATGCTCTGGGTAATTCTGATGCAGAACCAGGTTGGGGGCCATTGATTTAAGAGATTTCCAAGGACATTCAGGCTCTTTTCCTTGTTCCCACCCATCCTGCCAGGTCCAGTGAGGATCCTGCGGTCCTGGAGAGTGGGGGAGGATTTCCAAGGTTGCTGAGCTCTGTCTTCAGTCCCTGACCTATGCTTCTGTTCTGCTTGCAGTATGCTCCAGCTGGCAGTAACAACCCAAACGCCATCTGAATGAGCCTCCTGGTCAGGGAAAACTCCAGACCCTGTCTCCCCAAAGAGCTAAGACTGGATGAGGCAGGCCCACCCCACTTTCCCAGCCAAAAGCCGCCATGCCTTGCCTGGCCACAGAGGCCTTGAGGAGGTGACTCCTCCTCTAATCCCTGGAGCAGACGGAGAGGAGGGAAGGTTAATTTCCATCCCAGCTGCCTGACAGCTGGGGCTGACAGTGACAGAGTGGAGATCCAGGAAACCAGGGACACAAGGGAGGGATGGCAGAGTGGGAGGTCCTGCCCCAGGCCAGGACCAGTGGGTGGCCCAGCCTGATCCCTAGCTCCTGCAAAGGACCTCAGAAGGCATCATATCCAATGCCTGTGGAGGAATCAAGGCCCCTACAAGAAACGGTTTGTGCAGGTCCTTTGGATCCTGGGTCAGTGCCTTCTCCAAGGCCACCCTGGCTGGACAAGACAGAGGGCCAAACCTGCCCTGCAAAGCCTCTGGCCTGAGTGTGCCTCACCATCCTTGCGGTAGTAGAGGATGTCCACCTTGCACTCCTCAGCCCCCAGCAGGGCCTGCGCTAGGCGAGACACAGCGCTGCTTGGTGTGTTGGGGCCTGTGAGGAAGTCGCAGGTGCAGGGTTGCTGCATCACCTCCACTCGGGAGTAGCCAAAGAGTTCACAGAAGCCATCGTTGCAGTAAATGATGGCGCAGTTCTCCATCTGAGCATTGGCGATCAGGAACTTCCGacctggggtgggaggtgggaggcaaaAAGTCCATGGGAGCCAGGATccggaggcagggagggaaacatcGTAAGGACTCTTGGGGGCAGTAAGGGGAATTTAGGCAGAGGAGCAGGGCAGTGACCAGAACGAGGGAGGGAGTCAGGCCTGGGGATTGTGGGAAGACTAGGGCAGTGAGGGTCATGAGGTGGAAGGAAGGCCCAAGGCCTCCTGGAAACAGGAAAAGTGTCAGAAAGGGAGGCAGGCATGTGACCAGATGGGGGTCTGGCCTGGGAAAGCTCCTGGGAAGACCAGCGCCAGGatatgaaaaggaaggaaaggaaggactcAGGGAAGCCTCTGGAGGACGCGGGTGCGGGGGCGGGCAGTGGCTGGAAGGGGAGGTTCGGACTTGGGGCACCAAGGAaacagctgggggtggggagggaaggtcTGCACCCTGCTCCTTGTGTTCCAGAAAAGAGGACAGCATTTAAGGCGAGCGGGTCCCGCTGGAGGAGAAGGTGTTAGGGACATCAAAGGAAGGATTTTGCATTCAGTACCCGGCACTCACCACCTTGCCCGGTTAGAAGTTAGTAAAGGGGTCCGGCCCCCGCTTTCACGGAACCAGGACTCCAGATCGTCCCCCCGCcccaacatacacacactcactttGGCCCTCGAACTTGCGGATGATGGTGTCCAGGTAAGTGTTCTGGGGAGCGACGTGGCCCCTGCGGACCGGCATCTTTCGGCGGCGGCCCCTGCCGGGAGCCACAGGCGTCCCGGCTCCCGGCGTCTCTGTCTGTCCTCGGCTCAGCAGCGTCCGGCTCCGGTGGGCGCCGCCCCCGGGCTCCACGCCCCGCCCGCCAGCCTGCGtctgccctcccctgcccttccctccccactcctgccccacctctcctttcctttcctgcgCTCTGCTGCCCTCCGCTCGCCTCCCTGGCCCGCGCCCTCCTCGCCTCCTCTCCTCTGAGACGGCCCGGGAGCTGTCCTCGCCTTGGTGCTGAAAGAAGCCGCGCGCCGGCGGCGGAGAGGGGGCCGCTGGGCGGGGCAGTTTCTCTGGGACCCGACTGGGCTGGGGCGGGGCCTTGCATCCTACGGGACAGGGCGGGGCAGGGCTGCGGTCCCGGCCCTGGAATAGGGCAGGTGTTCTCTGGGGAGCTGCTTCTGTTCGTGTCCCAAGGGCCAATGGCCTCAGCACCTCTCGGATCCCCTCCCAGTACCAAAGGGAGTCTCCCCTCCCAGTGCAGAGAGTCTCCCAGGCAGGAGGGGGGCTACAGAGGGGTTGTTAGGGGCCTCAGGTGGTCTTTGGCTGAAGGCTTTCTTCCGGGTCTGTCCACTGGGTCCGACCCTGGCAATGATACCTTTA is part of the Chlorocebus sabaeus isolate Y175 chromosome 16, mChlSab1.0.hap1, whole genome shotgun sequence genome and encodes:
- the KCNH6 gene encoding voltage-gated inwardly rectifying potassium channel KCNH6 isoform X2 translates to MPVRRGHVAPQNTYLDTIIRKFEGQSRKFLIANAQMENCAIIYCNDGFCELFGYSRVEVMQQPCTCDFLTGPNTPSSAVSRLAQALLGAEECKVDILYYRKDASSFRCLVDVVPVKNEDGAVIMFILNFEDLAQLLAKRSSRSLSQRLLSQSFLGSEGSHGRPGGPGPGTGRGKYRTISQIPQFTLNFVEFNLEKHRSSSTTEIEIIAPHKVVERTQNVTEKVTQVLSLGADVLPEYKLQAPRIHRWTILHYSPFKAVWDWVILLLVIYTAVFTPYSAAFLLSDQDESRRGACGYTCSPLTVVDLIVDIMFVVDIVINFRTTYVNTNDEVVSHPRRIAVHYFKGWFLIDMVAAIPFDLLIFRTGSDETTTLIGLLKTARLLRLVRVARKLDRYSEYGAAVLFLLMCTFALIAHWLACIWYAIGNVERPYLEHKIGWLDSLGVQLGKRYNGSDPASGPSVQDKYVTALYFTFSSLTSVGFGNVSPNTNSEKVFSICVMLIGSLMYASIFGNVSAIIQRLYSGTARYHTQMLRVKEFIRFHQIPNPLRQRLEEYFQHAWSYTNGIDMNAVLKGFPECLQADICLHLHRALLQHCPAFSGASKGCLRALAIKFKTTHAPPGDTLVHLGDVLSTLYFISRGSIEILRDDVVVAILGKNDIFGEPVSLHARPGKSSADVRALTYCDLHKIQRADLLEVLDMYPAFADSFWSKLEVTFNLRDAAGGLHSSPRQAPGSQDHQGFFLNDNQSDAAPPLSISDASGLWPELLQKMPPRHSPPTPQGDPDYWPLKLGSRLEQLQAQMNRLESRVSSDLSRILQLLQQPMPQGQPSYILEAPASSDLALFPIASEMTSPGPRLPQGFLPPAQGISFSWAWWRAPVIPATQEAEAGESLEP